In Danaus plexippus chromosome 17, MEX_DaPlex, whole genome shotgun sequence, one DNA window encodes the following:
- the LOC116771588 gene encoding glyoxylate reductase/hydroxypyruvate reductase: MFYKTITTSASSLVSRRLLIDISRRMSTLHKIFITRNDMPDVGIELLKKQCEIKKWEKASPIPRDVFLQSVSGVNGIYCTLNDKIDKELLDAAGSTLKVVGTISVGYDHIDIAECRKRGVRIGYTPNVLTDATAELTLALLLTTSRRLSEAQCEAKTGGWVSWAPTWMTGPGLAGSTVGIVGFGRIGQAVARRVKAFNTAKILYYNRSEKAEAKEIGAIKVGFEELLTQSDFVICCAALVPETKEIFNKSAFEKMKPTAVFVNTSRGGTVDQGALIEALQNNTIRAAGLDVTTPEPLPLDNTLFKLKNCVVLPHIGSATIEARNVMSELTAKNIICALNESEMPAELK; encoded by the exons atgttttataaaacgatCACAACTTCCGCATCTAGCTTAGTGTCTAGACGtcttttaattgatatttcaaGAAGAATGAGCActctacataaaatatttataactagaaATGATATGCCAGATGTTGGTATTGAATTACTTAAGAAACa gtgtgaaataaagaaatggGAAAAGGCGAGTCCAATCCCAAGAGATGTTTTTCTGCAATCTGTATCTGGTGTGAATGGTATTTACTGTACACTGAACGACAAAATAGATAAGGAATTATTAGATGCTGCCGGATCAACTCTTAAGGTTGTTGGGACTATATCTGTAGGCTATGACCATATTGACATAGCAGAGTGTAGGAAAAGAGGTGTCCGAATAGGATACACACCAAATGTCTTGACTGATGCTACAGCTGAGCTTACC CTTGCATTACTACTAACAACATCCAGACGTCTCTCGGAAGCTCAGTGTGAAGCTAAAACCGGTGGTTGGGTGTCTTGGGCACCGACATGGATGACAGGCCCTGGTCTTGCTGGGTCTACCGTAGGAATAGTAGGATTTGGTAGAATTGGTCAAGCTGTAGCCAGGAGAGTCAAAGCATTCAACACAGCGaagattttgtattataaccGTAGCGAAAAAGCCGAAGCCAAAGAGATTGGTGCTATCAAAGTCGGATTCGAAGAACTGCTGACACAGAGTGATTTTGTGATATGCTGTGCAGCTTTAGTTCCAGAGACTAAAGAGATCTTCAACAAGAGCGCATTTGAAAAGATGAAACCAACAGCTGTATTTGTGAATACCAGCCGTGGTGGAACGGTTGACCAGGGTGCCCTCATAGAGGCCCTACAAAACAACACAATCAGAGCTGCCGGCTTGGACGTGACCACGCCCGAACCTCTACCACTCGATAATACCTTGTTCAAGCTTAAAAACTGTGTCGTTCTACCACACATAGGTAGCGCTACGATCGAAGCGAGGAACGTTATGAGTGAGCTCACTGCCAAAAACATTATCTGCGCACTCAATGAAAGTGAAATGCCGGCGGAACTTAAATAG
- the LOC116771585 gene encoding thioredoxin domain-containing protein 15: MRLNVSSTASLFSALLIALPSLTSQYDINDESDAQKEEADFSTVDESESLLSNVVSDVNKTLTNFYNHVTSANVSTDSNNTHSANETRKLVKCKEIIYDPIDTEPAVEIINGSSLAKLLQVKPDITSRDVEADCVLVLFYARACPFSAHAAPHFNALARSYPNIKMVALDALKYHGINAQYGIVGVPTLKMFHNGRPVGKFNGTEYNIHLFSRFVHAITGQHCQSLLVTSKDFQGPVSSVVEKETDYFLILSWFFIIICSIYYFMESKWWKMIVEMVQNNWRESEAQHEHND; this comes from the exons atgcgtTTAAATGTTAGCTCCACGGCTTCACTTTTTAGCGCATTACTTATAG CTCTTCCATCTTTGACCTCGCAGTATGATATTAACGATGAATCTGATGCTCAAAAAGAAGAAGCAGATTTCTCCACAGTCGACGAGTCGGAATCTCTTTTATCGAACGTAGTCtcagatgtaaataaaacactgaCGAATTTCTACAACCATGTCACATCAGCTAATGTGTCCACAGATTCAAATAACACACATTCAGCCAATGAAACTCGAAAACTTGTCAAgtgcaaagaaataatatatgaccCAATAGATACAGAGCCGGCTGTGGAAATCATTAATGGAAGTTCTCTTGCCAAGCTGTTACAAGTGAAACCTGACATAACGAGTCGTGACGTTGAAGCTGATTGTGTTCTGGTTTTATTCTATGCTAGAGCCTGCCCGTTTAGTGCACACGCTGCTCCACATTTTAATGCTCTTGCCAGATCATATCCAAACATCAAAATGGTTGCATTAGATGCTTTAAAATACCATGGCATTAATGCTCAGTATGGCATTGTAGGTGTGCCCACACTCAAGATGTTTCATAACGGAAGACCGGTCGGTAAATTCAATGGtactgaatataatatacatttgttCAGTAGATTTGTACATGCTATAACTGGACAACACTGCCAAAGCCTATTGGTCACATCCAAAGACTTCCAAGGACCCGTATCGAGTGTAGTTGAGAAAGAAACAGACTATTTCCTTATTCTTTCAtggtttttcattataatttgctcaatatattactttatggAATCTAAATGGTGGAAGATGATTGTTGAAATGGTCCAAAATAACTGGAGAGAGTCCGAAGCTCAGCACGAACACAacgattga
- the LOC116771294 gene encoding SH2 domain-containing protein 4B-like, producing MLQQILREMWVDPEILAELDETQKQTLFCKMREEQVRRWQEWDKKVGKHENETRNQQNGKKQVQFLKGEDGEPWVWVMGEHPDDKSIETILCEETRARAVAQARVEAHQLRKSVEKELTHLIDYKPLDSLEQKFDISPKNVDSLEDTLDLYCSVDELRQRIEELEPEVKEKSDSEADKDYCEEHGKMNLKKNTLQFNFIEGKKDVIQDSGRAGDGVSLRVAAWERRVAAARAGDILRGLRARRARTLRDAQAQAQGGDALWREQERKAKEAEAAMREIARAAREVHRRTSHLAPACALPASKPPNREAVLDWFKTKELPKGVGLDENHKPVDWFHGLISRCQAEQQLQRSAAGSFLVRVSERVWGYAISYRGERTKHYLVDTADGYSLLGAGQLRHETLADLINYHKRVPITESGGELLTTPCAPSGDRESHLM from the exons ATGCTGCAACAGATCTTACGAGAGATGTGGGTTGATCCTGAAATCCTTGCTGAGCTCGACGAGACACAAAAGCAGACGCTCTTCTGCAAGATGAGAGAGgaacag GTGCGTCGATGGCAGGAGTGGGATAAAAAGGTCGGAAAACATGAGAATGAAACACGAAACCAGCAGAATGGAAAGAAGCAGGTGCAGTTCCTTAAAGGGGAGGACGGAGAGCCCTGG GTTTGGGTGATGGGTGAGCATCCAGACGATAAGTCCATCGAGACGATCCTGTGTGAGGAGACGAGAGCTCGGGCGGTCGCGCAGGCGAGGGTGGAGGCTCACCAACTGAGGAAGTCCGTGGAGAAGGAACTCACACATCTGATAGACTACAAGCCTCTCGATAGCTTGGAGCAG AAATTTGACATATCTCCAAAGAACGTGGATTCGTTGGAAGATACTTTGGATCTATATTGTTCAGTGGACGAGTTGAGGCAGAGGATCGAGGAATTGGAGCCGGAGGTGAAGGAGAAAAGCGACAGTGAGGCTGACAAAGATTACTGCGAGGAGCATGGCAAAATGAACCTTAAGAAGAACACTTTACAGTTCAATTTCATTGAAGGGAAGAAGGATGTTATACAA GACTCCGGGCGCGCTGGTGACGGCGTGTCCTTGCGTGTGGCGGCCTGGGAGAGGAGGGTGGCCGCGGCCAGGGCCGGGGACATCCTGCGGGGGCTCCGGGCCAGGAGGGCCCGCACGCTCAGGGATGCGCAGGCGCAGGCTCAAGGAGGAGACGCGCTGTGGAGGGAACAGG AGCGTAAGGCTAAGGAGGCGGAGGCTGCTATGAGGGAGATCGCTCGAGCGGCCCGAGAGGTTCACCGGCGGACATCTCACCTAGCGCCCGCGTGCGCCCTGCCCG CGAGCAAACCACCTAACAGAGAAGCCGTTCTGGACTGGTTCAAAACCAAGGAACTGCCGAAAGGGGTCGGCCTGGACGAGAACCACAAACCAGTCGACTGGTTTCATG GTCTCATCAGTCGCTGCCAGGCGGAGCAGCAGCTGCAGCGCTCGGCGGCGGGCAGCTTCCTGGTACGCGTGTCGGAGCGGGTGTGGGGTTACGCCATCTCGTACCGCGGGGAGCGCACCAAGCACTACCTGGTGGACACCGCGGACGGGTACAGTCTGCTGGGGGCGGGCCAGCTCCGACACGAAACGCTGG